In Pelosinus sp. UFO1, one genomic interval encodes:
- the fliG gene encoding flagellar motor switch protein FliG: protein MYQSNELNNKQKAAILLISLGPEISSQVFKHLKEDEIEKLTLEIANQRTVSPEQKEKVLNEFHELLLANNYISTGGLDYARDILEKALGADKAISIINRLTSSLQIRPFDFARKTDPSQLLNFIQNEHPQTIALIMSYLQPEQSGAILSSLPPERQVDVAKRIATMDRTSPDVLKDVERILERKLSSMASQDFTSAGGVDSIVEILNRVDRSTERTIMENLEVQNPELAEEIKRRMFVFEDIVLLDDRSLQLVLREIESKDLALALKASSAEVSNKVYKNMSKRAADMLREEIEYMGPVRIRDVEEAQQKIVNVIRRLEDSGEIVVSRGKGDEIIV, encoded by the coding sequence GTGTACCAATCAAATGAATTAAATAATAAACAGAAAGCGGCCATCCTATTAATATCGCTTGGTCCAGAGATTTCATCCCAAGTGTTTAAACATCTTAAAGAAGATGAAATAGAAAAACTCACTCTAGAAATAGCAAATCAAAGAACAGTATCTCCTGAACAAAAGGAAAAGGTATTAAATGAATTTCATGAACTCTTATTAGCTAATAATTATATTTCTACTGGAGGTTTGGATTACGCTCGGGATATTTTAGAAAAAGCATTAGGTGCTGATAAAGCGATATCTATTATTAATAGATTGACATCTAGTTTGCAAATTAGACCTTTTGATTTTGCGCGTAAAACGGATCCATCTCAATTACTTAATTTTATCCAAAATGAACATCCTCAAACGATTGCTTTAATTATGTCTTATTTGCAACCAGAGCAATCGGGCGCTATTTTATCATCATTGCCGCCTGAACGTCAGGTGGATGTAGCGAAACGGATTGCAACAATGGATCGTACATCTCCTGATGTCCTTAAAGATGTAGAACGTATATTAGAACGTAAGCTTTCGTCTATGGCCTCGCAAGATTTTACATCTGCGGGTGGTGTTGATTCAATTGTTGAAATTCTGAATCGAGTAGATCGTTCTACGGAAAGAACTATTATGGAGAATTTGGAAGTCCAAAATCCTGAACTTGCAGAAGAAATTAAGCGTCGTATGTTTGTCTTCGAAGATATTGTCTTGTTGGATGATAGATCACTTCAATTGGTGTTGCGTGAAATTGAAAGTAAGGATTTGGCTTTGGCTCTCAAAGCGTCTTCCGCTGAAGTTTCTAATAAAGTTTACAAGAATATGTCAAAACGTGCTGCCGATATGTTGCGTGAGGAAATCGAGTATATGGGTCCTGTACGCATTAGAGATGTAGAGGAAGCCCAACAAAAAATCGTTAATGTCATTCGTCGTCTGGAAGATTCAGGTGAGATAGTTGTTTCACGTGGTAAAGGGGACGAAATCATTGTCTAA
- the fliF gene encoding flagellar basal-body MS-ring/collar protein FliF translates to MADLKERSLRLWQSLAKRERYMILGSAILIFAVIVAWSFWWGGRPDLVPLFTEMEAKDAGEVRDKLKEMKVYHEIGGNGTAIMVPSKDVYRIRLDLASQGLPRGNKGFEIFEQSKFGATEFQNKVNLIQALQGELARTIEQMAEVEKARVHIVLTEDSLYKKNEKPATASIMLKLRTGTQLSKEQVKGIVNLVAHSIQGLKPENVTVVDQMARVLNEQNDASTAGANATLTQIEMTKKVQDDLQKNVQSLLEQVLGPNKAAARVNVELSFDQRTVDKQTFEPVVDDKGIVRSSQELNENFKGGSPNAPGGVPGTTSNVPGYVTANNSQSNYEKKEVTRNYEINETKEKVIATPGSIKRLTVAVLVDASVNKAQQDSILKTVTSAIGVNAVRGDTVSVESITFNTEAADKQRKEELDYENQQKQALWLKIALAILAVLGVLYIVRSRRKVTNEELEDEVAATTEPVMPIAESEMTAQEKQLVEKRKELEKLAKTKPEDVAQLIKVWLSEE, encoded by the coding sequence ATGGCGGATTTAAAAGAAAGGTCTCTGCGCTTGTGGCAAAGCTTGGCTAAAAGAGAAAGATATATGATTCTTGGTTCGGCCATACTTATATTCGCAGTAATCGTAGCGTGGAGTTTTTGGTGGGGTGGTCGCCCGGATCTTGTGCCTTTGTTCACTGAGATGGAAGCCAAAGATGCTGGTGAGGTAAGAGATAAGCTGAAGGAAATGAAAGTTTATCACGAAATAGGTGGTAATGGCACTGCAATCATGGTTCCTTCTAAAGATGTTTATCGCATACGGCTAGATTTGGCGAGTCAAGGATTGCCACGAGGCAATAAAGGGTTCGAAATATTTGAGCAGAGCAAATTTGGTGCTACTGAATTTCAAAACAAAGTAAATTTGATTCAAGCATTGCAGGGAGAACTTGCTCGTACAATTGAGCAAATGGCTGAAGTTGAAAAAGCTAGGGTACATATTGTTTTAACAGAAGATAGTTTGTATAAGAAAAATGAAAAACCTGCTACGGCTTCAATCATGCTTAAGCTTCGTACAGGGACGCAATTATCAAAAGAGCAAGTAAAAGGTATTGTTAATTTAGTTGCCCATAGCATTCAAGGATTGAAACCAGAAAATGTTACTGTTGTGGATCAAATGGCGCGTGTGCTTAATGAACAAAATGATGCAAGCACAGCAGGGGCCAATGCAACGTTGACTCAGATTGAAATGACTAAAAAAGTGCAAGATGATTTACAAAAAAATGTTCAATCTTTGTTGGAACAGGTATTAGGGCCGAATAAAGCTGCAGCAAGAGTGAATGTAGAACTTAGTTTTGACCAACGTACTGTAGATAAACAGACCTTCGAACCAGTTGTGGATGATAAAGGAATAGTACGAAGTTCTCAAGAATTAAATGAAAATTTTAAAGGTGGTTCACCAAATGCGCCTGGTGGAGTTCCAGGAACTACTTCTAATGTACCAGGATATGTAACGGCTAATAACTCTCAGTCAAATTATGAGAAAAAAGAAGTTACTCGTAATTACGAAATTAATGAAACAAAAGAAAAAGTAATTGCAACTCCAGGTTCTATTAAGAGATTGACAGTGGCTGTATTGGTAGATGCCAGCGTCAACAAGGCACAACAAGATAGTATTCTTAAAACTGTTACCTCCGCTATCGGTGTTAATGCAGTAAGAGGCGATACTGTGTCCGTTGAAAGCATAACCTTTAATACGGAAGCCGCTGATAAGCAGCGTAAAGAAGAATTAGATTATGAAAATCAACAAAAGCAAGCGTTGTGGTTAAAAATAGCGTTAGCAATACTAGCTGTTCTTGGTGTCTTGTATATTGTGCGTAGTCGCCGTAAAGTTACAAATGAAGAACTTGAAGATGAGGTGGCTGCAACAACAGAACCGGTTATGCCTATAGCTGAATCGGAAATGACGGCTCAAGAGAAACAGTTAGTTGAAAAACGCAAAGAACTTGAAAAACTAGCTAAAACCAAACCAGAAGATGTTGCTCAATTAATAAAAGTTTGGTTGTCTGAAGAGTAG
- the fliE gene encoding flagellar hook-basal body complex protein FliE produces MRVEALKLTPVNPTSIGQAVSPVEGSTKNFGEFLTEALGEVNSLQQNAAAASYNLAAGKLQDISQVTIAAEKATIAMQLTMQVRNKVVDAYQEVMRMSV; encoded by the coding sequence ATGCGTGTCGAAGCACTTAAGTTAACGCCAGTAAATCCTACTAGTATTGGACAAGCCGTTTCACCTGTTGAGGGGAGCACTAAAAATTTTGGCGAATTTCTAACAGAAGCTCTCGGTGAAGTAAATAGTCTACAACAAAATGCGGCAGCAGCATCCTATAATCTGGCAGCTGGTAAACTTCAAGATATATCGCAAGTTACGATTGCGGCCGAAAAAGCCACGATAGCAATGCAATTAACAATGCAAGTACGTAATAAGGTGGTTGACGCATACCAAGAAGTCATGCGTATGTCGGTATAA
- the flgC gene encoding flagellar basal body rod protein FlgC, with translation MGMFGAIDAAASGLTAERLRMDVISNNIANVNTTRTAEGGAYRRQVVVFEPRENEETFAQILSKKASGGNGVRVVGINKDNSPTHQVYDPAHPDANKEGYVEMPNVNIVTEMVDMITATRAYEANVTTVNAAKSMALKALEIGK, from the coding sequence ATGGGAATGTTTGGTGCTATTGATGCGGCCGCATCTGGCTTAACAGCTGAACGACTTAGAATGGATGTAATTTCTAATAATATTGCCAATGTCAATACGACTCGTACTGCTGAAGGTGGAGCTTATCGCCGGCAAGTTGTCGTATTTGAACCACGTGAAAACGAAGAGACATTTGCGCAGATTTTATCTAAAAAAGCGAGTGGTGGCAATGGTGTTAGAGTGGTTGGAATAAATAAAGATAATTCACCGACACATCAAGTATATGATCCAGCTCACCCAGATGCCAATAAAGAGGGATATGTTGAAATGCCCAACGTTAATATTGTAACTGAGATGGTAGATATGATTACTGCTACTAGGGCGTATGAAGCAAATGTTACAACAGTTAATGCGGCGAAAAGCATGGCTCTTAAGGCGTTAGAAATAGGAAAATAA
- the flgB gene encoding flagellar basal body rod protein FlgB, translated as MLNSILSSPRVGVLEQALSASSLRQQTISNNIANVNTPNFKKSEVVFEDLLQDAMDNKKLQMVKTNSQHLSTQKGNIPTPSVNVVDQTSFRTDGSNVDIDIEMANLAKNNIYYNAVVQQLGSYFTGIKSAIKEGR; from the coding sequence GTGTTAAATTCTATTTTATCATCACCACGTGTAGGAGTGTTGGAACAAGCGCTTTCCGCATCGTCTCTTAGGCAACAGACAATTAGTAATAATATTGCTAATGTTAATACTCCAAATTTTAAGAAAAGCGAAGTCGTTTTTGAAGATTTACTGCAAGACGCTATGGATAATAAAAAATTACAGATGGTAAAAACAAATAGTCAGCATTTATCGACGCAAAAGGGAAATATCCCGACTCCTTCAGTAAACGTAGTTGATCAGACTTCTTTTCGAACAGATGGTAGTAATGTAGATATTGATATTGAAATGGCTAATTTAGCAAAAAATAATATATATTATAATGCTGTGGTACAGCAGTTGGGGAGCTATTTTACGGGAATTAAGTCAGCTATAAAAGAAGGGAGATAA
- the codY gene encoding GTP-sensing pleiotropic transcriptional regulator CodY, with the protein MATMLERTRKINKLLQKSEKVEYDEISRVLSTVMEANVYIVGKDGTVLGYALLGDFECDLMRDKVLLQGHFPERYVEWLLRVTETSPNLSLEGGMCSFSEDTGCIFTDKYTTIVPIHGVGERIGTLIVAKFHAEFHDDDLVLAEYGATVVGMEILRDRSGKIEDEARKKATVQVALGTLSYSELEAVIHILNELEGNEGLLVASKIADRVGITRSVIVNALRKFESAGVIESKSLGMKGTYIKVLNERLFEELKKLKK; encoded by the coding sequence ATGGCAACGATGTTAGAACGTACTCGTAAAATTAATAAATTATTGCAAAAATCCGAGAAAGTGGAATATGATGAGATTTCCCGTGTACTTAGTACTGTCATGGAAGCGAATGTGTATATTGTTGGTAAAGATGGTACTGTATTGGGATATGCATTGCTGGGTGATTTTGAATGTGACTTAATGCGTGATAAAGTGTTATTACAAGGACATTTTCCTGAACGCTATGTAGAATGGTTGCTAAGAGTAACTGAAACTTCGCCGAATTTAAGTTTAGAAGGCGGCATGTGTTCTTTTAGTGAAGATACAGGGTGTATTTTTACTGATAAATATACTACGATAGTTCCCATACATGGTGTAGGTGAACGAATTGGTACTCTAATTGTTGCTAAATTTCATGCAGAATTTCATGATGATGATCTAGTCCTTGCTGAATATGGAGCAACCGTTGTTGGTATGGAAATATTAAGAGACCGTAGTGGAAAAATCGAGGATGAGGCTCGTAAAAAGGCTACGGTGCAAGTTGCCCTTGGTACACTTTCTTATTCAGAATTGGAAGCTGTAATTCATATTTTAAATGAATTAGAAGGAAATGAAGGCTTATTAGTAGCGAGTAAGATTGCTGATCGAGTTGGAATTACGCGCTCTGTAATTGTAAATGCCTTGCGTAAATTTGAAAGTGCTGGAGTTATTGAGTCGAAATCTCTTGGAATGAAGGGCACTTATATAAAAGTATTAAATGAACGTTTATTTGAAGAACTGAAAAAACTCAAGAAATAA
- the hslU gene encoding ATP-dependent protease ATPase subunit HslU yields the protein MSEMTPKQIVIELDKYIVGQKQAKKSVAVALRNRWRSKQLSTNLKDEIIPKNILMIGPTGVGKTEIARRLAKLVNAPFVKVEATKFTEVGYVGRDVESMVRDLVETAIRMVKQEKMAEVTDKAHEFAEERILEFFSPTTKKETVRNPFEILFGGNSTSSESTSQTIINDSFEKPVLDREYWRKRLNSGELENEFIEIIVEDTMNPMVGAFSNTGIEEMGINIQDMFGNIFPKKQKKRNVTVANARKVFIQEEAQKLVDMDEVTSAALALAEDSGIIFLDEIDKIVGRGQSSGPDVSREGVQRDILPIVEGSTVVTKHGSLKTDHILFMAAGAFHTAKPSELIPELQGRFPIRVELTSLSKDDFKQILTEPANALIKQYVSLLATEDISIQFTDDAIEQLAEIAFEVNAQTENIGARRLHTILEKLLEDLAFEAPDINEELIIIDKEYVNAKLAHIVVNQDLSHFIL from the coding sequence ATGAGTGAGATGACACCTAAACAGATTGTAATAGAGTTAGATAAATATATTGTAGGACAAAAACAAGCTAAGAAATCAGTTGCAGTCGCACTGCGTAACCGTTGGCGTAGTAAGCAGTTATCTACTAATTTAAAAGATGAAATTATTCCTAAAAACATATTAATGATTGGTCCAACTGGTGTAGGTAAAACCGAAATTGCTAGGCGTTTAGCTAAATTAGTGAATGCGCCCTTTGTAAAGGTTGAAGCCACCAAGTTCACAGAAGTTGGATATGTAGGGCGTGATGTTGAATCTATGGTGCGTGACCTAGTGGAGACAGCAATTCGCATGGTCAAACAAGAGAAAATGGCAGAAGTAACTGACAAAGCTCATGAATTTGCCGAAGAACGTATTTTAGAATTTTTTTCTCCTACAACTAAAAAGGAGACTGTACGTAATCCCTTTGAAATATTATTTGGTGGAAATTCTACGAGTAGCGAGTCTACTTCACAAACGATAATAAACGATTCTTTTGAAAAACCGGTTCTCGATCGTGAATATTGGAGAAAACGTTTAAATAGTGGTGAATTGGAAAACGAATTTATTGAAATAATAGTAGAAGACACAATGAATCCTATGGTAGGCGCCTTTTCAAATACAGGTATTGAGGAAATGGGTATTAATATTCAAGATATGTTTGGCAATATTTTTCCTAAGAAACAAAAGAAACGAAATGTAACAGTTGCAAATGCCCGTAAAGTTTTTATTCAGGAAGAGGCGCAAAAGCTTGTTGATATGGATGAAGTAACTTCTGCGGCCCTTGCTTTAGCAGAGGATTCAGGAATCATTTTTCTTGATGAAATTGATAAAATTGTAGGGCGTGGTCAGTCTTCCGGGCCTGACGTATCTCGAGAAGGTGTACAGCGAGATATATTGCCAATTGTTGAAGGTTCTACTGTTGTTACGAAACATGGCTCATTAAAAACGGATCACATTTTATTTATGGCAGCAGGAGCTTTTCATACAGCAAAACCATCTGAATTAATTCCAGAGTTACAGGGGCGGTTTCCGATTCGAGTAGAACTTACTAGTTTATCCAAAGATGATTTTAAACAAATCTTAACAGAGCCAGCAAATGCACTAATTAAGCAATATGTTAGTTTGCTTGCAACAGAGGATATATCGATTCAATTTACTGATGATGCAATTGAACAATTAGCTGAAATTGCTTTCGAAGTAAATGCTCAGACTGAAAATATTGGTGCTAGGCGCTTACATACTATCTTAGAAAAACTGTTAGAAGATTTGGCGTTTGAAGCACCTGATATAAATGAAGAGTTGATTATTATTGATAAAGAATATGTCAACGCTAAATTGGCTCATATTGTAGTTAACCAAGACTTAAGTCATTTTATATTGTAA
- the hslV gene encoding ATP-dependent protease subunit HslV: MFHATTILAVKKQGKTAIAGDGQVTFGGNTIMKHNAKKVRRLYHGKVLAGFAGSVADAFTLFSKFEAKLEEFNGNLMRASVELAKEWRMDRVLRRLEALLIVTDTEHMLIISGNGEVIEPDDEVTAIGSGGPYALAAARALVKHSNLSASEIAREALQTAASICVYTNDHITVEEL, translated from the coding sequence ATGTTTCATGCAACAACCATTCTTGCTGTAAAAAAACAAGGAAAAACAGCAATTGCAGGGGATGGTCAAGTAACTTTTGGTGGTAATACAATTATGAAACATAACGCAAAAAAAGTTCGCCGTTTATATCATGGCAAAGTATTAGCTGGTTTTGCTGGGTCTGTAGCAGATGCATTTACACTATTTAGTAAATTTGAAGCAAAGTTAGAAGAATTTAATGGTAATTTAATGCGCGCTTCAGTTGAGTTAGCTAAGGAATGGCGTATGGATCGAGTGTTACGTAGATTAGAAGCGTTGCTAATCGTTACAGATACTGAACATATGTTAATTATTTCAGGAAATGGTGAAGTCATTGAACCAGATGATGAGGTGACGGCCATCGGTTCAGGAGGGCCTTATGCCCTGGCCGCAGCGCGGGCTTTAGTAAAACACTCTAATTTATCTGCTTCTGAAATCGCAAGGGAAGCGCTTCAAACTGCAGCAAGTATTTGTGTGTATACAAATGACCATATTACAGTTGAAGAGTTATAA
- the trmFO gene encoding FADH(2)-oxidizing methylenetetrahydrofolate--tRNA-(uracil(54)-C(5))-methyltransferase TrmFO, with product MSKVTIIGAGLAGSEAAWQVAEAGFDVELLEMRPQVMSPAHHTDQFAELVCSNSLRGAAIENAVGLLKEEMRQLNSLIMKAADDSKLPAGGALAVDRDAFSKFITKTLSNHPRVKVVKGEVTEIPQAAPLIIASGPLTSPNLSEAIGRITGNDYLYFYDAAAPILVGESLNMEKIYRASRYGKGDDDYLNCPMTKAEYEHFWQELTNAETTPVKSFEKAIFFEGCMPVEEMASRGIDTLRFGPLKPVGLEHPVTGELPYAVIQLRQDNFAATLYNIVGFQTHLKWPEQERVFRLIPGLEKAEFVRLGVMHRNTFINSPKVLSSTMQMASNENIFFAGQITGVEGYVESAASGLVAGINAGRLLAGKKPLIFPTETAHGALCQYITNANSKHFQPMNINFGLLPPWEERIRDKKIKNGLIAQRSLEALKQFKEKEKLDNNLA from the coding sequence GTGTCAAAAGTTACAATAATAGGAGCTGGATTGGCTGGCAGTGAGGCAGCCTGGCAGGTGGCTGAGGCTGGTTTTGATGTTGAATTACTTGAGATGAGGCCACAGGTTATGTCACCGGCCCATCATACGGACCAATTTGCCGAGTTAGTCTGCAGTAATTCTCTACGTGGTGCTGCAATAGAAAATGCTGTAGGGTTATTGAAGGAAGAAATGCGACAGCTCAACTCATTAATAATGAAGGCTGCGGATGATAGTAAACTACCAGCAGGTGGTGCATTAGCAGTGGATCGTGATGCCTTCAGCAAATTTATAACAAAGACTCTTTCGAATCACCCAAGGGTAAAAGTTGTGAAGGGAGAAGTAACAGAGATCCCTCAGGCGGCGCCACTTATCATTGCAAGTGGACCATTAACATCACCAAACTTGTCAGAAGCGATTGGAAGAATAACAGGTAATGATTATCTATACTTCTATGATGCAGCTGCCCCTATCTTAGTAGGTGAGTCTCTTAATATGGAGAAAATCTATAGAGCCTCTCGTTATGGCAAAGGGGATGACGATTATCTAAATTGTCCTATGACAAAGGCAGAATATGAACATTTTTGGCAGGAACTAACAAATGCAGAAACGACGCCTGTTAAAAGCTTTGAAAAGGCTATATTCTTTGAAGGTTGTATGCCTGTAGAAGAAATGGCAAGTCGCGGTATTGATACATTGCGTTTTGGTCCGCTTAAGCCGGTTGGTTTAGAGCATCCAGTTACGGGTGAGTTACCTTATGCTGTGATACAGTTGCGCCAGGATAATTTTGCAGCCACATTATATAATATTGTTGGTTTTCAAACGCATTTAAAATGGCCAGAACAAGAAAGAGTTTTTCGCTTGATACCCGGCTTAGAGAAGGCAGAATTTGTGAGGTTAGGTGTTATGCACCGTAATACATTTATTAATTCGCCAAAGGTTTTATCTTCGACAATGCAAATGGCTAGCAATGAGAATATATTTTTTGCAGGCCAAATCACTGGGGTCGAAGGGTATGTTGAGTCTGCTGCTTCAGGATTAGTTGCTGGAATTAATGCTGGGCGTTTATTAGCAGGAAAGAAACCTTTAATCTTCCCCACAGAAACCGCCCATGGTGCGCTATGTCAGTACATTACAAATGCAAATAGCAAACACTTTCAGCCAATGAACATAAACTTTGGGCTACTTCCGCCTTGGGAAGAAAGAATTAGAGATAAGAAAATAAAAAATGGCTTAATCGCGCAGCGATCTTTAGAGGCTCTAAAACAATTCAAAGAAAAAGAAAAATTAGACAATAATCTTGCATAA
- the topA gene encoding type I DNA topoisomerase, with protein sequence MSKALVIVESPAKAKTIEKFLGKNYTVKASMGHLRDLPKSQFGVDVDNNFAPKYINIRGKGDIIKSLKSAAKAADTVYLASDPDREGEAIAWHLAHILNIPEDKACRIEFNEITKTTIQNAVKKPRPINLERVDAQQARRLLDRIVGYQLSPLLWRKVRKGLSAGRVQSVAVGIICDREKEIQAFVSEEYWSIVAKLRGKPKTALFDAQLILVDGKKAKIDNEDQAENIKEELEKAEFTVTDVKRKERRRNPAAPFITSSLQQEASRKLGFTSRKTMMVAQQLYEGLELGSSGPVGLITYMRTDSVRLAESAQLDARNYIALSYGENYLPDKSPVYSTKKSQDAHEAIRPTSLEFPPDKIVKYLSKEQLRLYRLIWERFIASQMASAIYDTLTVDITAERFGLRATGSTVKFPGFMAVYTEGKDGEEKEKDITLPELVTGESLKANKITPKQHFTEPPPRYTEASLVKTLEEKGIGRPSTYSPIIETIVARGYVVRVEKKFQPTELGFVVLDLLKQYFKAIVDVEFTATMENKLDEIADGKGTRLSLLREFYDWFAVDLEQAEKEIGHVELPVEISDVQCENCGKFMVVKHGRYGDFLACPGFPDCRNTKPILKETGVQCPKCAGNIVERKTKRSKTFYGCQSYPTCDFMTWDMPLKENCQTCGAFMLRHNFKNGRFSTVCSNESCITRPATAEKKVEDAAKNKTTKTKKKTKPKTKSTTKKTVKTE encoded by the coding sequence GTGAGTAAAGCATTAGTTATTGTTGAATCTCCAGCTAAAGCAAAGACCATTGAGAAATTCTTAGGGAAAAATTATACGGTTAAGGCCTCTATGGGACATTTGCGAGATTTGCCTAAAAGTCAATTTGGCGTAGATGTGGACAATAATTTTGCGCCTAAATATATAAACATTCGCGGTAAGGGCGATATAATAAAAAGTCTTAAAAGTGCGGCAAAAGCTGCAGATACTGTTTATCTAGCATCTGACCCTGACCGTGAGGGGGAAGCCATTGCCTGGCATTTGGCACATATTCTAAATATTCCTGAAGATAAAGCTTGTCGCATTGAATTTAATGAAATTACTAAAACTACAATTCAAAATGCAGTAAAGAAGCCAAGACCGATTAATCTCGAGCGAGTAGATGCTCAGCAAGCGAGGCGTCTTTTAGATCGAATTGTAGGTTATCAACTGAGTCCTTTATTATGGAGAAAAGTGCGCAAAGGACTTAGTGCCGGCCGTGTACAGTCTGTAGCGGTAGGGATTATTTGTGATCGAGAAAAAGAAATTCAAGCTTTTGTTTCGGAAGAGTACTGGTCTATTGTGGCAAAATTGCGAGGAAAGCCTAAAACTGCATTATTTGACGCACAACTCATCTTAGTTGATGGGAAAAAAGCTAAAATAGATAACGAAGACCAAGCTGAGAACATAAAAGAAGAGTTAGAAAAAGCAGAGTTTACGGTTACAGATGTAAAACGTAAAGAACGTCGAAGAAACCCTGCGGCACCTTTTATCACCAGTAGTTTGCAGCAAGAGGCGTCAAGAAAATTGGGATTCACCTCTCGTAAGACGATGATGGTAGCTCAACAACTTTATGAAGGACTGGAACTTGGTAGTTCAGGCCCTGTGGGATTGATTACTTATATGCGTACTGATTCAGTACGTCTAGCTGAATCGGCACAACTTGATGCTAGGAACTATATTGCATTATCATATGGGGAAAATTATTTGCCGGATAAAAGTCCAGTGTACTCTACAAAGAAATCCCAGGATGCTCATGAGGCAATTCGCCCTACTAGTTTAGAATTTCCTCCTGATAAGATAGTTAAATACCTTTCAAAGGAACAGCTACGATTATATCGATTAATTTGGGAAAGGTTTATTGCCAGTCAAATGGCTTCTGCCATTTATGATACTCTAACGGTTGATATTACTGCTGAACGATTTGGTCTACGAGCTACAGGATCTACCGTTAAATTTCCCGGATTTATGGCCGTATACACGGAAGGTAAAGATGGTGAAGAAAAAGAGAAAGATATTACATTACCTGAATTAGTGACTGGAGAAAGTTTAAAAGCAAATAAAATTACTCCGAAGCAACATTTTACAGAACCACCACCTAGATATACGGAAGCTAGCTTGGTAAAAACTTTAGAGGAAAAAGGTATTGGCCGACCAAGTACGTATTCTCCCATTATTGAAACGATTGTAGCTCGTGGTTATGTAGTAAGAGTAGAGAAAAAGTTTCAACCTACTGAATTGGGCTTTGTAGTTTTAGACTTACTAAAGCAATATTTTAAGGCGATTGTAGATGTTGAATTTACTGCTACCATGGAAAATAAGCTAGACGAAATTGCAGATGGCAAAGGTACACGCCTAAGCTTATTGCGGGAGTTTTATGATTGGTTTGCCGTAGATTTGGAGCAGGCTGAAAAAGAGATTGGTCATGTAGAGCTTCCAGTGGAAATATCGGATGTACAATGTGAAAACTGTGGTAAATTTATGGTGGTGAAACATGGACGATACGGTGATTTCTTAGCATGCCCTGGATTTCCTGACTGTCGTAACACGAAGCCGATTTTAAAAGAAACAGGTGTACAGTGCCCTAAATGTGCTGGTAATATTGTAGAGAGAAAGACAAAACGGAGTAAAACGTTTTATGGTTGTCAAAGTTATCCCACTTGTGACTTTATGACATGGGATATGCCATTAAAAGAAAATTGTCAAACCTGTGGAGCTTTCATGTTGCGGCACAATTTTAAAAATGGTCGCTTTAGTACAGTATGCAGTAACGAGTCATGTATAACACGTCCGGCTACGGCTGAAAAAAAAGTAGAAGATGCTGCAAAAAATAAGACAACAAAGACAAAGAAGAAAACAAAACCAAAAACTAAGTCAACAACTAAAAAAACAGTTAAGACTGAATAA